The DNA sequence ttttttaaattttttattttaataaataaataaataatatattaaaaatttaaacattgtattttttatacaaatttttttaattaacaatattaaaatatatctttaagacacaaattaactaaatatatttttcatatttataaCTTTTATCATGTATGAGTCCTACAACattaatttaagaatatttaGATTCTCACTTTCTTAGTTTACTGATTTCTCTCGatttaaaagaattttattcattatatatatatatatatatatatatatattgtgttaaaattgattgataataaaaattagaaaaagataaaaagaatttttttatattaatggTTAAATTCgttcttaaaaaattattcgttttttaaattagttcctaaaagatttttttaatcaaatttatcattcaaaaattttaaattaatttcgtTACTCCTTTTGTCATTTTCTTTGTTAACAGTGTCAAAATTTGTTAATGTGCAGTGGTACGTTAAGTGATACTACAGCACACACACAGAGAAATATATGAGGCATTGGAAGGAGAATATGAGGCATTGGAATCCATCAATTTGAGAGtgatttgatctaatttcataaacttaTCATGTTAACCGCCAAGTAGAACTATTAGATATGTATTATGAAGTCATTTAATGTGTTATATCAACAAATTTTGATATCGTTAGCAATAAAAGTGATAGAAGAACTAAAATAACTAACTTAAAAtctttgaaaacaaatttgatttcaaaaaaaaaaaattttgagaactaatttaaaaaataaataattttttgaagaGTAATTTAACCATTTACTCTAACTTTTCTGATACATATTTTCTCTATATCATTCCAAGAGAAAAAAAGTCAACTCTTTTAAGTatctatttcttttgtttttcatacCTACAGCACACACATGCAATAAGACAATTCTCTTAATGTAAAATTTACAATATACAAGATATCCAATTATCCATTGTTGTTGTGCTTCTTTTGAGTTTCTAACCCCACCATTGATGTACAGCTACACCTTTATCCCTCAAGTTTCCATAGAGTGCCAAACACTCCCAATAAGCCCTACGACTTCTATTATTCTCTTGTTTTTTATGTGGCTTGCACTCCAAAAAAAGCTCATCTACCAGCCCAATAGTATCtctttttatcaactcttcCACCACTTCTGCCTCTGCCTTCATCACCACAAATTCTTCATCCTTCACATTCTTCCGCATCCAATCTGACATTCCTATTTGTGGCACCTCTTTCGTTGACGCCTCTTCTGCTGTAATTATTTCGATATTTATGTTGTATATTTTGAAATTCTTGTTTCTTTTTGGATAATTCTTGTGGAACCAatcactttttctttctccttctttttccgCCAATCCCACATCAATGAAAACTCTACGAGGGTAACTCTCCAAGGAATCACCCATCAAATCCGGAAGATATCTGTTAAATATTTATGAAATTAGTGCAAACTGCATGCATTTTCTATGATAGGTATATACATTCTAATAATTAGCTAGACAATGAATTTAAGGTAAAAAGAAAGTAGTAAAGATAACATTTTTTTCtcgttttcaattttttaaaagaataaattttattgaagcacatttaaattttaaaaattattattattataaaacaaattatttttttaaataacaaaataactaattcatcttacattattattgaaattattaaaatatttaaaagtaataaaaatatattttaagaatTAAAGTGATCAGCtcaatctaaaatttttaaatttataaaaatatttaaaaaataataaataagtgTTTTACTTACTTGACGCGTCTCAAATATTGTCTTGATTTTCCCGATGAGGCTCTTGGAGGCTCTAACAAGACATCTTCAAGGTTTTGCAGTGCAGCTTTCTTTGCGTCGGAGGAGTAGCCAAAAAGCTTTCTAGGCGCAGCCACCATTAGCGGTGGCTGATCATGATGATCAAGTTCTTCCTTTTTTATCATGGCCACAGCAATGAGATTCAAGCGCCTCAGATAAACCATCTTGTAGTTGGAAGGCTTATAGAGTTTCGCCGAGGGGTTATCGCGGGCCAGAAAGGCGACAACCCCATCAACTTTCAGTGTCCTGTCGATGAACTTTGAAGCCGCCGGGAAATCTGTAGTGAAAACAAAGTCCACACTGTTGTCGATTACGTTCTTCTGCTTCTCCAAATCACTCAACAAAACAAGTTCCATGTTGTAATCAGAAACAATGCTAGGCCCTATTCCTAGGTCCGCATTGTTATCATTGGTCATGAAAATTGCATTGCGCTGGGTAGGTTTCTTGATCCCTTCGTTTGTAAGGTCATGGAAAAGAACACCCAATAGCTGCTCTATGTTGACCGAATCATAGCTAACTTGCTGCTTATCAATAGATTCGGTAAGCAGCTTCTTCTGTTGGGTTTCTTTATAAGAGATTTTCTCGAATCTGAAGGAAGACGATCTCATGATGCTATTCAAGGTGGCAAATGCGAATATCATGAGGAACAAACAAAAAACAATCTTCATGAACTTGAAACTTGGGATGAGCCTATTGATAAAGTAACGTGGGCTTTTAGGCAAATGCTTGATAATGCTTTTCTTGAAGTTGACATAGTGTTTTGATTTCAATGCAATGACACCGATGAGTTCCATCGCCATATTTATGATATGACGATTGAGACAATTAATAGATAGAATAAATGAATAGAATAATGTTTAAGACGACAAAGGTATAAGAACAAGTATAATTAAAAAACAGAATATTTTgagaaagagagtagaagagcTAGTCACAAGAAAATTTGGGTTCTAGCGAGTGCAGAATCTAGCAGCGGTATGGTTTCCACCAACAAGTGAGAGACGGTTGATCTGCAAGGTAGACCACATTCTAATCAATTCTCTCATTCGCTGTAtctccattattttttttaccaagATCGATGACTAGCGCCAATTTATTAACATCATCTCATGAATCTGTGATTAC is a window from the Arachis stenosperma cultivar V10309 chromosome 3, arast.V10309.gnm1.PFL2, whole genome shotgun sequence genome containing:
- the LOC130965439 gene encoding uncharacterized protein LOC130965439 — protein: MAMELIGVIALKSKHYVNFKKSIIKHLPKSPRYFINRLIPSFKFMKIVFCLFLMIFAFATLNSIMRSSSFRFEKISYKETQQKKLLTESIDKQQVSYDSVNIEQLLGVLFHDLTNEGIKKPTQRNAIFMTNDNNADLGIGPSIVSDYNMELVLLSDLEKQKNVIDNSVDFVFTTDFPAASKFIDRTLKVDGVVAFLARDNPSAKLYKPSNYKMVYLRRLNLIAVAMIKKEELDHHDQPPLMVAAPRKLFGYSSDAKKAALQNLEDVLLEPPRASSGKSRQYLRRVKYLPDLMGDSLESYPRRVFIDVGLAEKEGERKSDWFHKNYPKRNKNFKIYNINIEIITAEEASTKEVPQIGMSDWMRKNVKDEEFVVMKAEAEVVEELIKRDTIGLVDELFLECKPHKKQENNRSRRAYWECLALYGNLRDKGVAVHQWWG